The sequence aaaacaaaacttagatacacaCTTCATAAACTAACCAGACAACTTGCCCATTTTCTGACCCACTTTGAGTACGGCAAGCCCAATTTTCAGGGCTAACAGACCTGGCCCTAAAagcataaataaaaatcattagagaaagagagagaaaaaagaaaaaagattctGACTACAAAATAACACCAGGAACAGATATATAAGATAATGCTCTAAATCTGTTGATCAATGACCTCCAGATGCTCAGGAAGTACCTACATATTGCAGTGACATCTAGGATTACAGAAACAATCACAACCAGTTACCTAAAATAGATGTGGACTTATAACCACAGCCCAAATTAAACTCTGATACAAGACTAGCAGAACCCACTGCACAATAAGTGTGCCGAGGTCCTACAGTAAGTTGATATTGACCAAAGACTACATTATATTATACATCTTCCTGGAAATTTACACAAAGGATAGTGTCaataaaccctaaaatattAACCTTGTCATTGTTATTTAGTTTTCCAAAATCTACAACTCATCAAGTCAAGCTCGATTATCAAAGGAACATGGGGCTTATGCCTCTAACCATTGAACTGTCAACTTATTGAACAAGTAAAACCTCAAATGAGAGAGATTGAAAAAATGAATGACAGATACCTGCAAGCCAATTTCACAGCTCCTTTGTCCTCAAATGACAAAAGACTgtcttttatattatttctaattatattttaaGCACTAGGATTATTTACATAAATGCATTTAAATTAACGGATGCTCTTCAAAAAACCCTGCCACTCTAAGAATGGGTATTCCTATTTGATTTATGTAGCTGCTTAACAACCTACTATAAGATCAGTGCAGCTGAAAACTAACTAACTTGGCACTGATAGCCAAACCTCAAATAACACTCAAAATTGCAAAAGGCCAACCAAACCACAAAGACCTCACCAACTTCCAAATACAGTGCTCTAAAATCTTAGATCATGAATTGAGCACCAAACACTCCAGAAGAGTTCCAACTTTCTCTAAATAACAGAATTAAATTGAAACTACCATATCCTAGGGGGATTACTATTTACTCCAAACAAATTGATGCTCACTTATGATCCCAAGATTTCACACCTAGTTAAAAAGAGCGTATTCTATACAAATTCAACACAAGCTCTGAAAGCTTTAACTATCACCTTGAAAGCAAACCTCAATTGACAACTCCCAAATTGGTCCAAATTATTTACATTGCAATCCTAGTATCAAGCGAAGACTAAATGAATAGCAACAACCTGATCAAACATTTCACTCAAAATGCATAACGATTGAGCAACATTATGAAGCCTGACGATGGGTAATATCATCCACTTGGGCTAATTATCAGGTAACAGATAATAGGCCATTGATAAGATCaagaagaaataataagaaagaGGCCCAATTCTAATGTAAAAAGTATAGAGTATCCTATTGAAAACTGTTTAGCATTTGGAAAGCAAATGGTTCGACAGCACCTTAAGACTCCTACAATCAGACCAGATGCGTACCACAAATAACATAGATTCTGGATTGGCAACTCAAACTTAAGCCAATACACTTAAATTAATGCAGAAATTTGAACTAAACACTAACCCCATTAAAACCCATACTTGAACAATGAAATTTCAACATAAAGGAAACTTAGAagcataaaattttcaaagatgATCAACATTACCCAGTACCAGCAaagttaaaagattaaaaaaaaaaaaaaaaactacaattcaaCATACAACATTTAATCTACTATCTTAAGTTGACACTACAATCATGGCCCAATGGTTCAATTTAAAAAGAACACCAATTTGGAAGTCTCAAGTAAGCATTAAAACAAACACCTGAAGAACAACCTAGAACGAACTagatttaaaaagtaaattaccAATGCCAAAGCCAAAGtgagctatatatatatatcatatcatatcatatcactCCCTCTCCTCCCTTTCTCGATTCCACTGCTCAATTCTAGCTCGGCGCTCCTCGCTTCCGTCCCTAACAGGACTCCTGCTCCGCTTAGGACTCCCATATCTTCTCTTAGACCCATCTCTATCATGCCTATCATACCTGTCCTTGCTGGATCGCCCGTTTCCGCGATAATCACGGTCCCGAGAATCCCTCTCACGCCTATCGTGATCCCTCCGGTGCCGCAGCGGGCTCGAACTCCGGCTCCGGCTCCGGCTCCGGCTAACCCTATACCCACGGTACCTCCCAAACAGCTTCCTCCTCAATTCTCTCCCAATCAGCTTCACGTGCATGAAATTGCAGTACCCACCTCGGTTACAGTTATTCTCCTCGAATTGCCGACACGTGGCTTCGCGAAAATCGGTCACCGGCGAGAAATCGGCGATAATGGGTCGACCCGAATAGAACCGGCCCTGTAAGGCCTGTAAAGCCGAGGCGGCTTGGTCTTCTTCCTTGAACTGAACGTACACGTTGCCGATCATGTGGTCGGCGAGGTTGTCGCAAACGTTGAGGCTCTCGATCTCGCCGAACTTGCTGAGTTCCTCGAAGATGTCCTCGTAGAAATCCTCGAAGTGCTCTTGGATCTTGCGCGGGTCGATGGTTTGGCCCTGGGCGTCCACGCCCGGCGTGATCATGTCGGGTCGTTGGTACATGTTGGACAAAAGCAAGGTCGGAGAGATCGTCGGTCGGTTGTGGAGGCGAGAGCAACGATCGCCGTGGCGACACGCGCCGATCTTGAAGTAGAATGGGCAATTCACGCGGTCCTTCTCGGTGCCGAAGATCGAAGCCAAGTGCTCCGCCATGTTAAAATCGTTTGATTAATTTTAGGGTTTGAgaaatgggggaaaaaaattgaataaaagcCTTATTTAGAAGAGGGGgggaaattgaaaatgaaaatgagaacCCGGGGTGTgaggaaattttaaaaaatatatatataaatttgggtttttggatTTGAGGAAGGTTCTAGGCTTTATATTTAAGGCTACGTAAGAAAATGAACTTCAATGGCTGGTTTTTGATTTATCCATCGATTAGGATTAGTGACTCGAAGGAGGAACTTTTTTGTTCACCACTCACTTTATAATTGGGTATATTTATAAATGACAATCACGAATCAGAAGGTGTAAAAAGCGTGGGTAGCATCATGAGCGTTTATTGCGTTGACTTTTCTGAGTTCTTTGAACAATGACAATCTTGTgggtttttttatattttttttaatgagaaagtTAATAAGTACGTGCTTGTTAAGGTGAAtcttatttgataaaaaattaaataaataaataaaaaatgatataaaattagttttacagtttattttgattttttttttttctataaagcTGGCCCATAGTTTATAAAGCTGAAAGAAATGATataaaactgtaaaaaaaaaaaaaaaaaaaaaaaaaaaaaaaaaaaaaaaaaaaaaaaaactgcaaaaagaaagtaaaaaaagttGCTCTAACACAGCCCTTTTTTTATTACCCAAGCTCTACTTGGGCTTGGGTCAATTCAGC is a genomic window of Quercus lobata isolate SW786 chromosome 2, ValleyOak3.0 Primary Assembly, whole genome shotgun sequence containing:
- the LOC115974725 gene encoding splicing factor U2af small subunit B-like: MAEHLASIFGTEKDRVNCPFYFKIGACRHGDRCSRLHNRPTISPTLLLSNMYQRPDMITPGVDAQGQTIDPRKIQEHFEDFYEDIFEELSKFGEIESLNVCDNLADHMIGNVYVQFKEEDQAASALQALQGRFYSGRPIIADFSPVTDFREATCRQFEENNCNRGGYCNFMHVKLIGRELRRKLFGRYRGYRVSRSRSRSRSSSPLRHRRDHDRRERDSRDRDYRGNGRSSKDRYDRHDRDGSKRRYGSPKRSRSPVRDGSEERRARIEQWNREREERE